One window of the Posidoniimonas polymericola genome contains the following:
- a CDS encoding glycosyltransferase family 4 protein, which produces MKIAYIAAGAAGMYCGSCLHDNTLAAAMLELGEDVILVPTYTPLRTDGKNVGIERVFMGGVNAYLLQTSRLFRLMPRWLSGLLDRPGFLNYVTRGAASVDPAKLGGMTVSMLQGELGNQATQLDELVDWLIDDVRPDVVHLSNSMLIGMARRISERGGPPVVCALSGEDIFLEALKPPHYEQARELLRERAAEVAAFTALNNYYADFMADYLSVDRGKVHVIPHGLNLADYPKPRSGVQAPPPRQGEGLGEGVDVKRQESAPVPVNSPAENAPAQAHAVEGDAPPSPNPSLEGRGTEGHPLTVGYLARVCPEKGLHLLVEACTHLAASRPDLDFTLKAAGYLGEGDRRYLEKLQAEVAQGPLAERFEYLGELDRPQKLAFLHSLDVFSTPTVYRESKGLPAIEALAHGVPLVLPEHGSFPEFVEHTGGGLLFPPGDANALAAQIARLLTERAYAQQLADAGHGVVHDHYHDERMARETVAVYQKLTANNSPNQSA; this is translated from the coding sequence GTGAAGATCGCCTACATCGCCGCCGGAGCCGCTGGGATGTACTGCGGGAGTTGTCTGCACGACAACACCCTGGCGGCGGCGATGCTCGAGCTCGGCGAGGACGTCATCCTCGTGCCGACCTACACGCCCCTGCGGACCGACGGCAAGAACGTCGGGATCGAACGGGTGTTCATGGGCGGGGTCAACGCGTACCTGCTGCAGACCTCGCGGCTGTTCCGGCTGATGCCGCGGTGGCTGTCGGGCCTGCTCGACCGGCCGGGATTCTTGAACTACGTCACCCGCGGCGCGGCGAGCGTCGACCCGGCCAAGCTCGGCGGCATGACGGTCAGCATGCTGCAGGGCGAGCTCGGCAACCAGGCCACGCAGCTCGACGAGCTGGTCGACTGGCTCATCGACGACGTCCGGCCCGACGTGGTGCACCTGTCCAACTCGATGCTGATCGGCATGGCCCGGCGGATTAGCGAGCGGGGCGGCCCGCCGGTCGTCTGCGCCTTGTCGGGCGAGGACATCTTCCTCGAGGCCCTCAAGCCGCCCCACTACGAGCAGGCGCGTGAGCTCTTGCGAGAGCGCGCCGCCGAGGTCGCCGCCTTCACGGCGCTGAATAACTACTACGCCGACTTCATGGCCGACTACCTAAGCGTCGACCGCGGGAAGGTGCATGTCATCCCCCACGGGTTGAATCTGGCCGACTATCCAAAGCCGCGCAGCGGCGTCCAAGCTCCCCCTCCCCGGCAGGGGGAGGGGCTAGGGGAGGGGGTAGACGTAAAAAGACAAGAAAGTGCTCCTGTACCGGTCAATTCCCCCGCTGAGAACGCCCCAGCACAAGCACACGCCGTGGAAGGCGACGCCCCACCCTCCCCTAACCCCTCCCTAGAAGGGAGGGGGACTGAGGGCCACCCGCTCACGGTGGGCTACCTCGCCAGGGTGTGCCCGGAGAAGGGGCTCCATCTGCTGGTCGAGGCCTGCACGCACCTGGCCGCGTCGCGGCCCGACCTCGACTTTACGCTCAAGGCGGCCGGCTACCTCGGCGAGGGCGACCGCCGGTACCTCGAGAAGCTGCAGGCCGAGGTCGCCCAGGGCCCGCTCGCCGAGCGGTTCGAGTACCTCGGCGAGCTCGACCGTCCGCAGAAGCTGGCGTTCCTCCATTCGCTGGACGTCTTCAGCACGCCGACCGTCTACCGCGAGAGCAAGGGCCTGCCCGCCATCGAGGCGCTGGCCCACGGCGTGCCGCTGGTGCTGCCGGAGCACGGCTCGTTCCCGGAGTTCGTCGAGCACACCGGCGGCGGCCTGCTGTTCCCCCCCGGCGACGCGAACGCCCTGGCCGCCCAGATCGCCCGCCTGCTGACCGAACGCGCCTACGCCCAGCAGCTAGCCGACGCGGGGCACGGCGTGGTGCACGACCACTACCATGATGAACGGATGGCGCGAGAGACCGTCGCGGTTTACCAAAAGCTCACTGCCAACAACTCGCCAAACCAATCGGCATAG
- a CDS encoding sodium:solute symporter family protein translates to MTELIVICCYLALLVLLGLFASRLFSGSKEDYQLASHSIGPFLLLMSLFGTTMTAFALVGSTGEAYSAGVGVYGLMASSSGIIHSLCFFLLGIRLWRLGSKYGYSTQVQFFRDRLGSDKIGLLLFPILVGLVVPYLLVGVISSGTVMQAMTAGAFPDLFPSKNPGIAGGIPPYIGMLMICGVVLVYVFFGGMRGTAWANAFQTAVFMVLGIVTFCVIANKLGGEGNLLANMQKLSAAVPPDKATRIAMSKTEFFTYLFVPFSVGMFPHLFQHWLTAKSAESFKLPVVAHPIFIMIVWVPCILIGIWATTDLMPTRPPLPKVPGTDIVNPNAILPFLVKTQTSALLGGFLAAGVLAAIMSSLDSQFLCLGTMFSTDIVNHYRKEPLSDRAQVFTTRAFIIGIVALTYLLSLSNTKSVFNLGVWSFSGFSSLFPLVFAALYWRGLTKAGAYAGILTAICMWCWQFAASDYGEIRDYTFDLTLGDAVYKMQPVAPIFLASAVALVVVSLVTPKPDAAVLRKFFPERA, encoded by the coding sequence GTGACTGAACTCATTGTCATCTGCTGCTACCTCGCGCTGCTCGTTCTGCTCGGCCTGTTCGCCAGCCGGCTGTTCTCGGGCTCCAAGGAGGACTACCAGCTCGCGAGCCACTCGATCGGCCCCTTCCTGCTGCTGATGTCGCTGTTCGGAACGACCATGACCGCGTTCGCGCTGGTCGGCTCGACCGGCGAGGCGTACTCCGCGGGCGTCGGCGTGTACGGGCTGATGGCCTCGTCCAGCGGCATCATCCACTCGCTCTGCTTCTTCCTGTTGGGCATCCGGCTCTGGCGGCTCGGCAGCAAGTACGGCTACAGCACCCAGGTGCAGTTCTTCCGCGACCGCCTGGGCAGCGACAAGATCGGCCTCCTGCTGTTCCCGATCCTGGTGGGGCTCGTGGTGCCGTACCTGCTGGTCGGCGTGATCTCCAGCGGCACGGTCATGCAGGCGATGACCGCCGGCGCGTTCCCCGACCTGTTCCCGAGCAAGAACCCCGGCATCGCCGGCGGCATCCCCCCGTACATCGGCATGCTGATGATCTGCGGCGTGGTGCTGGTGTACGTGTTCTTCGGCGGCATGCGCGGCACGGCCTGGGCCAACGCCTTCCAGACCGCCGTGTTCATGGTGCTGGGCATCGTCACGTTCTGCGTGATCGCCAACAAGCTCGGCGGCGAGGGTAACCTGCTGGCCAACATGCAGAAGCTGAGCGCCGCCGTGCCGCCCGACAAGGCGACCCGCATCGCGATGTCAAAGACCGAGTTCTTCACGTACCTGTTCGTGCCGTTCTCGGTCGGCATGTTCCCGCACCTGTTCCAGCACTGGCTCACCGCCAAGAGCGCCGAGAGCTTCAAGCTGCCGGTGGTCGCGCACCCGATCTTCATCATGATCGTGTGGGTGCCGTGCATCCTGATCGGCATCTGGGCCACGACCGACCTGATGCCGACCCGCCCGCCGCTGCCCAAGGTGCCGGGCACCGACATCGTCAACCCGAACGCGATCCTGCCGTTCCTAGTGAAGACCCAGACCAGCGCGCTGTTGGGCGGGTTCCTGGCGGCCGGCGTGCTGGCGGCGATCATGTCGTCGCTCGACAGCCAGTTCCTCTGCCTGGGCACGATGTTCAGCACCGACATCGTCAACCACTACCGCAAGGAACCCCTGTCCGACCGGGCCCAGGTGTTCACCACCCGGGCGTTCATCATCGGCATCGTCGCGCTGACGTACCTCTTGAGCCTGAGCAACACCAAGAGCGTGTTCAACCTGGGCGTGTGGAGCTTCAGCGGCTTCTCGAGCCTGTTCCCGCTGGTGTTCGCCGCGCTTTACTGGCGCGGGCTCACTAAGGCAGGCGCGTACGCGGGCATCCTGACCGCCATCTGCATGTGGTGCTGGCAGTTCGCCGCGTCCGACTACGGCGAGATCCGCGACTACACGTTCGACCTCACCCTCGGCGACGCGGTCTACAAGATGCAGCCGGTGGCGCCGATCTTTTTGGCATCGGCCGTGGCGCTGGTGGTGGTGTCGCTGGTGACGCCGAAACCCGACGCGGCCGTGCTGCGGAAGTTTTTCCCCGAAAGGGCGTAG
- a CDS encoding DUF3311 domain-containing protein has translation MQKLVWALVLLLVVLHQDNWFWEDGTLVFGFMPIALFYHACISIAASVVWFMATRFCWDDDLTAESHGEEATK, from the coding sequence ATGCAAAAGCTTGTTTGGGCGTTGGTTCTGCTGCTGGTGGTGCTCCACCAGGACAACTGGTTCTGGGAGGACGGCACGCTGGTGTTCGGCTTCATGCCGATCGCGCTGTTCTACCACGCGTGCATCTCAATCGCGGCGAGCGTCGTGTGGTTCATGGCGACCCGCTTCTGCTGGGACGACGACCTGACAGCCGAATCGCACGGCGAGGAGGCCACCAAGTGA